One window of Pseudomonas sp. FP198 genomic DNA carries:
- a CDS encoding penicillin-binding protein activator, translating into MIACLRLLSALCLAALLAACASSPSSSLGELPRTPDASIEQLLEQAAQSKNPEQAALLRLSAADLAYRQGNAGQSAQILQQVPMEQLKPGQQIFANTLSAELAMTRNQPKAALTSLSHPSLQHLSEMPVEQQVRTGTVRARALEADGQTLAAARERIFIAPLLENEAQTKNHEAIWTLIASLPTDQLQPTTADDLGGWLSLAKAVKTAGTLEQQQAAIDSWREQNPKHPAALQLPTPLVKLKELASQPLGKIAVLLPQNGPLAAVAKALREGFMAAHYQAQQAGQKPPSIQFYDSASLTSMDEFYRKAQADGVQLVVGPLEKPLVKQISTRPQLPITTLALNYSEGEQGPPQLFQFGLAPEDEAREVSRRARADGLHRAAVMVPKGEWGDRVLKAFSQDWQTNGGTIMAIERVDQPVQLAQQIADMFQLRQSEGRAKSLQSTVGTAVAAQPSRRQDIEFIFLASTPQQAQQIKPTLNFQYAGDVPVYATSSVFSVSGDQNQYNDMNGVRFCETPWLLDANDPLRQQVTAQWPQAAGSLGRLYAMGADAYRLAPRLGQLKALPDSRIEGLSGSLAVSPTQRVQRQLPWAQFVNGQVQRLPDTPR; encoded by the coding sequence ATGATCGCTTGCCTGCGGCTGCTCTCCGCCCTCTGCCTCGCTGCCCTCCTGGCGGCTTGCGCCAGCTCGCCCTCGTCCAGCCTTGGCGAACTTCCACGGACCCCGGACGCCAGTATCGAGCAATTGCTCGAACAGGCCGCACAGAGTAAAAACCCGGAACAAGCCGCCCTGCTGCGCTTGAGCGCCGCCGACCTGGCCTACCGCCAGGGCAATGCCGGCCAGTCCGCGCAGATCCTGCAACAAGTGCCGATGGAGCAGCTCAAGCCCGGCCAGCAGATTTTCGCCAACACGCTGTCGGCCGAACTGGCGATGACGCGCAACCAGCCCAAGGCCGCACTGACTTCGCTGAGCCATCCGAGCCTGCAGCACCTGAGCGAAATGCCCGTGGAGCAGCAAGTCCGCACCGGTACCGTCCGCGCTCGCGCCCTGGAGGCCGATGGTCAGACCCTGGCCGCTGCTCGCGAGCGGATCTTCATTGCTCCGCTGCTGGAAAACGAAGCGCAGACAAAAAATCACGAAGCCATCTGGACGCTGATCGCCTCGCTCCCCACCGATCAACTGCAACCGACCACTGCCGACGATCTCGGTGGCTGGCTGAGCCTGGCCAAAGCCGTGAAAACCGCCGGCACCCTGGAGCAGCAGCAAGCAGCCATCGACAGCTGGCGCGAACAGAACCCGAAACACCCTGCCGCACTCCAGTTGCCGACGCCGCTGGTCAAGCTCAAGGAGCTGGCAAGCCAGCCACTGGGCAAGATCGCCGTGCTGCTGCCGCAGAATGGCCCGCTGGCCGCGGTCGCAAAAGCTCTGCGCGAGGGCTTCATGGCCGCGCATTACCAGGCCCAACAGGCCGGGCAGAAGCCGCCGAGCATCCAGTTCTATGACAGCGCCAGCCTGACCTCGATGGACGAGTTCTATCGCAAGGCCCAAGCCGACGGCGTACAGCTGGTGGTCGGCCCGTTGGAAAAACCATTGGTCAAGCAGATCAGCACCCGCCCGCAATTGCCGATCACCACCCTGGCGCTGAACTACAGCGAAGGCGAACAAGGCCCGCCGCAACTGTTCCAGTTCGGCCTGGCGCCTGAAGATGAAGCCCGCGAAGTCTCCCGGCGCGCCCGCGCCGACGGCCTGCATCGCGCAGCCGTGATGGTGCCGAAAGGCGAATGGGGCGATCGCGTCTTGAAAGCCTTCAGCCAGGATTGGCAGACCAATGGCGGGACCATCATGGCAATCGAACGTGTCGACCAGCCGGTACAACTGGCCCAGCAGATCGCCGACATGTTCCAGCTGCGCCAGAGCGAAGGTCGCGCCAAGAGCCTGCAAAGCACGGTAGGCACCGCGGTCGCGGCGCAGCCATCGCGTCGCCAGGACATCGAGTTCATTTTCCTCGCGTCTACCCCGCAGCAGGCCCAGCAGATCAAGCCGACCCTGAACTTCCAGTACGCCGGTGACGTGCCGGTCTACGCGACCTCCTCGGTGTTCAGCGTCAGCGGCGACCAGAACCAGTACAACGACATGAATGGCGTTCGCTTCTGCGAAACCCCATGGCTGCTCGACGCGAACGATCCGCTGCGCCAGCAGGTCACCGCGCAGTGGCCCCAGGCGGCCGGCAGCCTGGGCCGGCTGTACGCGATGGGCGCTGATGCCTATCGCCTGGCTCCACGCCTCGGCCAGCTCAAGGCACTGCCGGACAGCCGCATCGAAGGCCTGTCGGGCAGCCTGGCTGTCTCCCCGACCCAGCGCGTGCAACGTCAACTCCCTTGGGCGCAATTCGTCAACGGCCAGGTCCAGCGCCTGCCGGACACCCCGCGCTGA
- a CDS encoding YraN family protein, with the protein MPDRSRQQSGRDAESLALEHLEQHGLRLLAQNWLCKRGELDLVMLDGDTVVFVEVRYRKNTQWGGALDSIDQRKRQKLVFAAQYFLQRESRWADHPCRFDVVAIDSNVDQLNWLQNAFDS; encoded by the coding sequence ATGCCCGACCGATCGCGCCAGCAAAGCGGCAGGGATGCCGAGAGCCTCGCCCTCGAGCATCTTGAGCAACACGGCCTGCGACTGCTGGCGCAAAACTGGCTGTGCAAACGCGGCGAGCTGGATCTGGTCATGCTTGACGGCGATACAGTAGTATTCGTCGAAGTCCGCTACAGAAAAAATACCCAATGGGGTGGCGCGCTCGACAGCATTGACCAGCGCAAGCGCCAGAAGCTGGTTTTCGCCGCGCAGTATTTCCTGCAACGCGAGTCTCGCTGGGCCGATCATCCTTGTCGCTTCGACGTGGTTGCCATCGATAGCAACGTCGACCAACTGAATTGGCTGCAAAACGCCTTCGACAGTTGA
- a CDS encoding phosphoheptose isomerase — MDMQSRIRQLFQASIDTKQQAMDVLAPHIEQASQVMVNALLNEGKMLSCGNGGSAGDAQHFSSELLNRFERERPSLPAIALTTDSSTITSIANDYSYNEVFSKQIRALGQPGDVLLAISTSGNSANIIQAIQAAHDREMIVVALTGRDGGGMASLLLPEDVEIRVPANVTARIQEVHLLAIHCLCDLIDSQLFGSEE; from the coding sequence ATGGACATGCAATCGCGAATCCGCCAGCTTTTTCAGGCCAGTATCGACACCAAGCAACAGGCGATGGACGTACTTGCACCGCACATCGAGCAAGCCAGCCAAGTGATGGTCAATGCCTTGCTCAACGAGGGCAAGATGCTTTCGTGCGGCAATGGCGGTTCGGCCGGCGACGCCCAGCACTTCTCTTCGGAACTGCTCAACCGCTTCGAGCGCGAACGTCCGAGCCTGCCGGCCATCGCACTGACGACCGATAGCTCGACGATTACCTCGATCGCCAACGACTACAGCTACAACGAAGTGTTCTCCAAACAGATCCGCGCCCTCGGCCAGCCTGGCGATGTGCTCCTGGCGATCTCCACCAGCGGCAATTCGGCGAATATTATTCAAGCGATCCAGGCCGCACATGATCGCGAAATGATTGTCGTAGCATTGACCGGTCGCGACGGCGGCGGCATGGCTTCACTGCTGTTGCCTGAAGACGTCGAGATCCGCGTACCGGCCAATGTCACCGCACGTATTCAGGAAGTCCACCTGCTGGCGATCCACTGCCTTTGCGACTTGATCGACAGCCAACTGTTCGGGAGTGAAGAATGA
- a CDS encoding BON domain-containing protein: protein MTPNRLGLLALTLCLGISGCTSVVNASREKPIEDDRGTRTFGSKIDDSLIETKVGVNIAKADPDLDNNSHIVVTSFNGVVLLAGQTPRADLKAKAEQEASAVQRVKTVHNELQVLQPSSLLARQNDAWLTTKIKTQMLTDASIPGSRIKVVTENGIVYLLGLLTKQEAAQATNLVQGVSGVQKIVKLFEYID from the coding sequence ATGACCCCTAATCGCCTAGGCCTTTTGGCCCTGACCCTGTGCCTTGGCATCAGCGGCTGCACATCGGTGGTTAACGCCAGCCGGGAAAAGCCGATTGAAGACGACCGCGGCACCCGCACCTTCGGCAGCAAGATCGACGACTCGTTGATCGAAACCAAAGTGGGCGTGAACATTGCCAAGGCCGACCCGGATCTGGACAACAATTCGCACATCGTCGTCACCAGCTTCAACGGCGTTGTGCTGCTGGCCGGCCAGACACCCCGCGCCGACCTCAAGGCCAAGGCCGAACAGGAAGCCAGCGCGGTGCAGCGGGTCAAGACCGTGCACAACGAACTGCAGGTCCTCCAGCCCTCCTCGCTGCTGGCCCGCCAGAACGACGCCTGGCTGACCACCAAGATCAAGACCCAGATGCTCACCGACGCCAGCATCCCTGGTTCGCGCATCAAGGTTGTGACCGAAAACGGGATTGTCTATCTGCTGGGGTTGCTGACCAAGCAGGAGGCCGCTCAGGCGACCAATCTGGTTCAGGGTGTGTCTGGGGTACAGAAGATTGTGAAGTTGTTTGAGTACATCGACTGA
- a CDS encoding ClpXP protease specificity-enhancing factor — MNSSRPYLVRALYEWIVDNDCTPHMLVNAEYPSVQVPQGFANDGQIVLNVSPAAVRHLHMDNDAVSFEGRFGGVPHTLYVPIASILGIYARENGQGMVFELEVPLDGEEEFEADDDLPPDDEPPRPSGRPSLKVVK; from the coding sequence ATGAACTCCAGTCGACCTTATCTGGTCCGCGCGCTCTACGAGTGGATTGTGGACAACGATTGCACCCCGCACATGCTGGTCAATGCCGAGTATCCGTCGGTACAGGTGCCGCAGGGTTTTGCCAATGACGGGCAAATTGTCTTGAACGTATCGCCAGCCGCTGTGCGTCATTTGCACATGGACAACGATGCGGTCAGTTTCGAGGGGCGCTTCGGTGGGGTGCCGCATACGCTGTACGTGCCGATTGCTTCCATCCTGGGGATCTATGCCCGGGAGAATGGCCAGGGCATGGTATTCGAGCTGGAAGTGCCGTTGGATGGTGAGGAAGAGTTCGAGGCGGATGATGACTTGCCGCCTGATGACGAGCCGCCGCGTCCTAGCGGGCGGCCGAGTTTGAAAGTGGTGAAGTGA
- a CDS encoding glutathione S-transferase N-terminal domain-containing protein, producing the protein MGVTNRLACYSDPADHYSHRVRIVLAEKGVSAEIIYVEAGRQPPKLIEVNPYGSLPTLVDRDLALWESTVVMEYLDERYPHPPLLPVYPVARANSRLLIHRIQRDWCGLVDLILDSRTKEPARVVARKELRESLTGVSPLFVDKPFFLSEEQSLVDCCLLPILWRLPILGIELPRPAKPLLDYMERQFAREAFQASLSGVERDMR; encoded by the coding sequence ATGGGCGTGACCAATCGGTTGGCCTGTTACTCCGACCCCGCCGACCACTATTCCCACCGGGTACGTATCGTACTGGCCGAGAAGGGTGTCAGCGCCGAGATCATTTACGTCGAAGCGGGCCGTCAGCCGCCGAAGCTGATCGAGGTGAACCCTTACGGCAGCCTGCCCACGCTGGTCGATCGTGACCTGGCATTGTGGGAGTCGACGGTGGTGATGGAATACCTGGATGAGCGTTATCCGCATCCGCCTTTGCTGCCGGTGTACCCGGTCGCGCGTGCCAACAGTCGTTTGCTGATCCATCGCATCCAGCGTGACTGGTGCGGGTTGGTGGACCTGATCCTGGATTCCAGGACCAAGGAGCCGGCGCGGGTCGTGGCGCGCAAGGAATTGCGCGAAAGCCTGACTGGCGTGTCGCCGCTGTTCGTCGACAAGCCGTTTTTCCTCAGTGAGGAACAAAGTCTGGTGGATTGCTGCCTATTGCCCATACTCTGGCGTTTGCCGATCCTGGGTATCGAACTGCCACGGCCCGCCAAGCCGTTGCTTGATTATATGGAGCGCCAATTTGCGCGTGAGGCTTTCCAGGCGAGTCTGTCTGGTGTCGAACGTGACATGCGCTAA
- a CDS encoding cytochrome c1 — protein MKKLFSVLILAALPVLSFASTSSGPELEKVDIDVSDKAAMQDGARTFANYCMGCHSAKFQRYERVADDLGIPHELMLEKLVFTGAKLGDHMNIGMQPADAKTWFGAAPPDLTLVARVRGTDWLYGYLRSFYEDPARPWGVNNKVFPNVGMPNVLVGLQGRQVIGCKQVQIVEDGKKQYDPLTGTALTHEACDQLTIVPNSGSLTPEQFDEKVKNLVTFLAYSANPVKLEHQRIGTYVLLYLAFFFVFAYLLKREYWKDVH, from the coding sequence ATGAAAAAGCTATTTTCTGTACTGATTCTTGCTGCTTTGCCTGTCCTGTCCTTCGCGTCCACATCGAGTGGTCCGGAGCTGGAAAAAGTCGACATCGACGTTTCCGACAAAGCGGCCATGCAGGACGGCGCCCGTACTTTCGCCAACTATTGCATGGGCTGCCACAGCGCCAAGTTCCAACGCTACGAGCGCGTGGCCGATGACCTGGGCATTCCCCATGAGCTGATGCTCGAAAAGCTGGTGTTCACCGGCGCCAAGCTGGGCGACCACATGAACATCGGCATGCAGCCAGCCGATGCCAAGACCTGGTTCGGCGCGGCGCCGCCCGACCTGACCCTGGTGGCGCGCGTGCGTGGTACCGACTGGCTCTATGGCTACCTGCGTTCGTTCTATGAAGACCCTGCGCGCCCATGGGGTGTGAACAACAAGGTCTTCCCGAACGTCGGCATGCCGAACGTTCTGGTCGGCCTGCAGGGTCGTCAGGTGATAGGCTGCAAGCAGGTTCAGATCGTCGAGGACGGCAAGAAGCAATATGATCCGCTGACCGGCACCGCTTTGACCCATGAAGCCTGCGACCAGCTGACCATCGTGCCGAACTCCGGCAGCCTGACCCCGGAGCAGTTCGACGAGAAGGTCAAGAACCTGGTGACCTTCCTGGCCTACTCGGCCAACCCGGTGAAGCTGGAACATCAGCGCATCGGTACGTATGTATTGCTGTACCTGGCGTTCTTCTTCGTATTCGCTTATCTGCTCAAGCGTGAATACTGGAAAGACGTGCATTGA
- a CDS encoding cytochrome bc complex cytochrome b subunit, which translates to MSKLMDWFDARFPATKMWEDHLSKYYAPKNFNFFYFFGSLALLVLVNQIVTGVWLTMSYTPSAEEAFASVEYIMRDVEYGSILRLLHSTGASAFFIVVYLHMFRGLLYGSYQKPRELVWVFGMLIYLALMAEAFMGYLLPWGQMSYWGAQVIISLFGAIPVIGDDLTQWIRGDYLISGITLNRFFALHVVALPIVILGLVVLHILALHEVGSNNPDGVDIKKHKDENGVPLDGIAFHPYYTVKDIVGVVVFLFIFCSIVFFFPEMGGYFLEKPNFEQANAFKTPEHIAPVWYFTPFYAILRAVPDKLLGVIAMGAAIAVLFVLPWLDRSPVKSMRYKGWLSKIWLWVFCISFVILGVLGVLAPTPGRTLLSQVCTFLYFAYFILMPFYTRLEKTKPVPERVTG; encoded by the coding sequence ATGAGCAAATTAATGGACTGGTTTGATGCGCGCTTTCCCGCGACCAAGATGTGGGAAGACCATCTCAGCAAGTATTACGCGCCGAAGAATTTCAACTTCTTCTACTTTTTTGGCTCCCTGGCCTTGCTCGTCCTGGTCAACCAGATCGTTACCGGTGTCTGGCTGACCATGAGCTACACCCCGTCGGCGGAGGAAGCGTTTGCCTCCGTCGAGTACATCATGCGTGATGTCGAGTACGGCTCGATCCTGCGTCTGCTGCACTCCACCGGCGCCTCGGCGTTTTTCATCGTGGTCTATCTGCACATGTTCCGCGGCCTGCTCTACGGTTCGTACCAGAAGCCGCGTGAGCTGGTGTGGGTGTTCGGCATGCTGATCTACCTGGCGCTGATGGCCGAAGCCTTCATGGGCTACCTGCTGCCGTGGGGCCAGATGTCTTACTGGGGCGCCCAGGTGATCATCTCGTTGTTCGGTGCGATCCCGGTCATCGGCGACGACCTGACCCAGTGGATCCGCGGTGACTACCTGATCTCGGGCATTACCCTGAACCGCTTCTTCGCCTTGCACGTCGTGGCCTTGCCGATCGTGATCCTCGGCCTGGTGGTGCTGCACATCCTGGCGCTGCATGAAGTCGGCTCGAACAACCCCGACGGCGTGGACATCAAGAAACACAAGGACGAGAACGGCGTACCGCTGGATGGCATCGCCTTCCACCCGTACTACACCGTGAAAGACATCGTCGGCGTGGTGGTCTTCCTGTTCATCTTCTGTTCGATCGTGTTCTTCTTCCCGGAAATGGGCGGCTACTTCCTCGAGAAGCCGAACTTCGAACAGGCCAACGCCTTCAAGACCCCTGAGCACATTGCCCCTGTCTGGTACTTCACCCCGTTCTACGCGATCCTGCGGGCGGTTCCCGACAAGCTGCTGGGCGTAATTGCCATGGGCGCCGCGATTGCCGTGCTGTTCGTCCTGCCCTGGCTGGACCGCAGCCCCGTCAAGTCGATGCGCTACAAGGGCTGGCTGAGCAAGATCTGGCTCTGGGTGTTCTGCATCTCGTTCGTGATCCTCGGCGTGCTGGGTGTGCTGGCGCCGACACCGGGCCGGACGCTGCTGTCGCAGGTCTGCACCTTCCTGTACTTCGCCTACTTCATTCTGATGCCGTTCTACACCAGGCTCGAGAAGACCAAACCGGTTCCGGAAAGGGTGACTGGCTGA
- the petA gene encoding ubiquinol-cytochrome c reductase iron-sulfur subunit has translation MSNDGVNAGRRRFLVAATSVVGAAGAVGAAVPFVGSWFPSAKAKAAGAPVKVNVSKIEPGQQMIAEWRGQPVFIVRRTEEILGNLKKIEGQLSDPSSKNSVQPEYVNPETRSIKPEVLLLIGICTHLGCSPTFRPEVAPADLGKDWVGGYFCPCHGSHYDLAGRVYKSQPAPLNLPVPPHSYESDDIIVVGVDTEKA, from the coding sequence ATGAGCAATGACGGCGTGAATGCAGGCCGGCGTCGCTTCCTGGTAGCAGCCACATCCGTGGTGGGTGCTGCAGGAGCGGTGGGGGCTGCGGTCCCGTTCGTGGGGTCATGGTTTCCCAGTGCCAAGGCGAAAGCCGCAGGCGCACCGGTGAAAGTGAATGTCAGCAAGATCGAGCCAGGCCAGCAGATGATTGCTGAGTGGCGCGGCCAGCCGGTATTCATCGTCCGCCGTACAGAGGAGATCCTGGGGAATCTGAAAAAGATCGAGGGCCAGCTGTCCGATCCCTCTTCCAAGAACTCGGTCCAACCGGAATACGTCAACCCTGAAACCCGTTCGATCAAGCCGGAAGTCCTGCTGCTGATCGGGATCTGCACTCACCTGGGTTGCTCGCCAACGTTCCGTCCCGAAGTGGCGCCCGCCGACCTGGGCAAAGACTGGGTCGGTGGTTATTTCTGCCCATGCCACGGCTCCCACTATGACCTGGCCGGTCGCGTCTACAAATCGCAGCCTGCACCTCTGAACCTGCCAGTTCCCCCGCATTCCTATGAGTCGGACGACATCATTGTCGTTGGCGTCGATACGGAGAAAGCGTGA
- the rpsI gene encoding 30S ribosomal protein S9, protein MSATQNYGTGRRKTATARVFLRPGTGNISINNRSLDNFFGRETARMVVRQPLELTETVEKFDIYVTVIGGGVSGQAGAIRHGITRALMDYDETLRSALRKAGFVTRDAREVERKKVGLRKARKRPQYSKR, encoded by the coding sequence ATGTCGGCGACTCAAAATTACGGCACTGGCCGTCGCAAGACTGCAACCGCACGCGTTTTCCTGCGTCCGGGCACTGGCAACATCTCCATCAACAACCGCTCCCTGGATAACTTCTTCGGCCGCGAAACTGCCCGCATGGTAGTTCGTCAGCCGCTGGAACTGACCGAGACCGTCGAGAAGTTCGACATCTACGTCACCGTTATCGGTGGTGGTGTAAGTGGCCAGGCTGGCGCAATCCGCCACGGCATCACTCGCGCCCTGATGGATTACGACGAAACTCTGCGCAGCGCCCTGCGTAAAGCTGGCTTCGTAACTCGCGATGCTCGCGAAGTAGAACGTAAGAAAGTCGGTCTGCGTAAAGCGCGTAAGCGTCCGCAGTACTCGAAGCGTTAA
- the rplM gene encoding 50S ribosomal protein L13 produces the protein MKTFTAKPETVKRDWFVVDAAGQTLGRLATEIASRLRGKHKPEYTPHVDTGDYIVVINAEQVRVTGAKTTDKMYYSHSGFPGGIKSINFEKLIAKAPERVIETAVKGMLPKNPLGRDMYRKLKVYAGAAHPHTAQQPQELKF, from the coding sequence ATGAAAACTTTTACTGCTAAACCGGAAACAGTAAAGCGCGACTGGTTTGTCGTCGACGCTGCTGGTCAGACCCTGGGTCGTCTGGCCACCGAAATCGCGAGCCGTCTGCGTGGCAAGCACAAGCCTGAGTACACCCCTCACGTTGACACCGGTGACTACATCGTCGTGATCAATGCCGAGCAAGTACGTGTTACTGGCGCTAAAACCACTGACAAAATGTACTACTCCCACTCCGGTTTTCCTGGCGGCATCAAGTCGATCAACTTCGAAAAGCTGATCGCCAAAGCCCCTGAGCGCGTGATCGAGACCGCGGTTAAAGGCATGCTGCCTAAAAACCCACTGGGTCGCGACATGTATCGTAAGCTGAAGGTTTATGCGGGCGCTGCTCACCCTCATACTGCTCAGCAGCCCCAAGAACTGAAGTTTTAA
- a CDS encoding NADP(H)-dependent aldo-keto reductase, with the protein MDYRKLGRTDLNVSALCLGTMTWGEQNSEAEAFAQIERAKGAGINFLDTAEMYPVPPKAETYATTERYIGSYFKSRGDRADWILASKIAGPGNTIDYIRDKNLKHNRRHIVEALDASLKRLQTDWIDLYQLHWPERSTNFFGQLGYTHKADEDFTPLEETLEALDEQVRAGKIRHIGLSNETPWGTMKFLALAEARGWPRAVSIQNPYNLLNRSFEIGLAEIAIREQCGLLAYSPLAFGFLSGKYENGARPAKGRLTLYSRFMRYFNPQSEAACSRYVALAREHGLDPAQMALAFVTQQPFVTSNIIGATTLEQLDSNIASFDLKLSDEVLAGIEAIHKDQPNPAP; encoded by the coding sequence ATGGACTATCGCAAGCTAGGCCGTACCGATCTGAATGTCAGCGCCTTGTGCCTCGGAACCATGACCTGGGGCGAGCAGAACAGCGAGGCAGAGGCGTTCGCCCAGATTGAACGCGCCAAGGGTGCCGGGATCAATTTCCTCGACACCGCCGAGATGTACCCCGTGCCGCCGAAGGCCGAGACCTACGCCACCACCGAGCGTTATATCGGCAGTTATTTCAAGAGCCGTGGCGACCGCGCCGACTGGATCCTGGCCAGCAAGATCGCCGGCCCGGGCAATACCATCGACTATATCCGCGACAAGAATCTCAAGCACAACCGCCGCCACATCGTCGAAGCGCTGGACGCCAGCCTCAAGCGCCTGCAGACCGACTGGATCGACCTGTACCAACTGCACTGGCCGGAGCGCAGCACCAATTTCTTTGGCCAATTGGGCTACACGCACAAGGCCGACGAGGATTTCACACCTCTGGAGGAAACCCTCGAAGCCCTGGACGAACAGGTCCGTGCCGGCAAGATCCGCCATATAGGCCTGTCCAACGAGACGCCGTGGGGCACCATGAAATTCCTCGCCCTGGCCGAAGCCCGCGGTTGGCCTCGCGCGGTGTCGATCCAGAACCCGTACAACCTGCTCAACCGCAGCTTCGAAATCGGCTTGGCGGAAATCGCCATTCGCGAGCAATGCGGCCTGCTGGCCTATTCGCCCCTGGCGTTCGGTTTCCTGTCGGGCAAATACGAAAACGGCGCACGGCCCGCCAAGGGCCGCCTGACGCTGTACAGCCGCTTCATGCGTTACTTCAACCCGCAATCGGAAGCCGCCTGCAGCCGCTATGTGGCACTGGCCCGCGAACACGGCCTGGACCCGGCGCAGATGGCCCTGGCATTTGTCACCCAGCAGCCGTTCGTGACCAGCAACATCATCGGCGCCACCACGCTGGAGCAACTGGACAGCAACATCGCCAGCTTCGACCTGAAGCTGTCGGATGAGGTGCTGGCGGGAATCGAGGCGATTCACAAGGACCAGCCGAATCCGGCGCCTTGA
- a CDS encoding acyl-CoA dehydrogenase family protein, whose protein sequence is MIPRALFSPEHELFRDTVRSFLEKEAVPYHSQWEKQGHIDRQLWNKAGEAGMLCSHLPEAYGGLEADFLYSTVVIEEIGRLGLTGIGFSLHSDIVAPYILHYGSEALKHKYLPKLVSGEMVTAIAMTEPGAGSDLQGVKTTAVLDGDEYVINGSKTFITNGFLADLVIVVAKTDPKAGAKGTSLFLVEAGTPGFEKGKRLEKVGMKAQDTSELFFQDVRVPKENLLGQAGMGFAYLMQELPQERLTVAIGGLASAEAALQWTLDYTRDRKAFGKSIADFQNTRFKLAEMATEIQIGRVFVDRCLELHLQGKLDVPTAAMAKYWGTDLQCKVLDECVQLHGGYGFMWEYPIARAWADARVQRIYAGTNEIMKEIIARSL, encoded by the coding sequence ATGATCCCCAGAGCCCTGTTCAGCCCCGAGCACGAGTTGTTTCGCGACACCGTACGATCCTTCCTTGAGAAAGAAGCCGTGCCGTACCACAGCCAGTGGGAAAAACAGGGGCACATCGATCGCCAGCTCTGGAACAAAGCCGGGGAGGCGGGGATGCTGTGCTCGCACCTGCCGGAGGCCTACGGCGGACTGGAGGCGGATTTTCTCTACAGCACGGTGGTGATCGAGGAAATCGGCCGCCTGGGGCTGACCGGGATCGGTTTCTCGTTGCACTCCGATATCGTCGCGCCGTACATCCTCCATTACGGCAGCGAAGCGTTGAAGCACAAATACCTGCCGAAACTGGTGTCCGGCGAAATGGTCACGGCCATCGCCATGACCGAGCCGGGTGCCGGTTCCGACCTGCAAGGCGTGAAGACCACCGCAGTGCTCGACGGCGATGAATACGTGATCAACGGTTCCAAGACCTTCATTACCAATGGCTTCCTGGCCGACCTGGTCATTGTCGTCGCCAAGACCGACCCGAAGGCGGGGGCCAAAGGCACCAGTCTGTTCCTGGTGGAGGCGGGCACGCCGGGCTTTGAAAAGGGCAAGCGCCTGGAGAAAGTCGGAATGAAGGCCCAGGACACGTCGGAGCTGTTCTTCCAGGATGTCCGCGTGCCGAAGGAAAATCTGCTGGGCCAGGCCGGAATGGGCTTCGCCTACCTGATGCAGGAACTGCCTCAGGAGCGCCTGACCGTCGCCATCGGTGGCCTGGCCTCGGCCGAAGCGGCGCTGCAATGGACGCTGGATTACACCCGTGACCGCAAGGCGTTCGGCAAATCCATCGCGGATTTCCAGAACACCCGCTTCAAACTGGCGGAAATGGCCACCGAGATCCAGATCGGCCGGGTCTTCGTCGACCGCTGCCTGGAGCTTCATCTGCAGGGCAAGCTCGATGTACCGACGGCGGCGATGGCCAAGTACTGGGGCACCGACCTGCAATGCAAGGTGCTCGATGAATGCGTGCAGCTGCATGGCGGCTACGGTTTCATGTGGGAATATCCGATCGCCCGGGCGTGGGCTGATGCGCGGGTGCAGCGAATCTATGCGGGGACCAACGAAATCATGAAGGAGATTATTGCGCGGTCGCTTTGA